A region from the Lolium perenne isolate Kyuss_39 chromosome 4, Kyuss_2.0, whole genome shotgun sequence genome encodes:
- the LOC127328481 gene encoding uncharacterized protein, which translates to MDMQVNRAGGTLGLTRLRSAQRWNTGESSTAGEGRRPHFVGESSTAGEGRRPHFVGESSTAGAGRGQDEDDGAGRGQDENGGAGRGQDEDDGDGRGQDEDDGGNELVRYPLFDGVFMFTSKPIGGRGRLGLSGRGRGSCPPFRGGAAAGRGGAGLGARGRGAPASRGGRGRGAPAGRGGRGRGEAAGRGARGRGAAAGRGGGDDQGQDHAHGHEHAAVVPLGRLVNTRRVYSDDDKRKIYAALLRRTSPDCLNDGVTKAVAAELMVPLRVVQRVWYDGLSGIENICNKKPLNCWCKRVEFNPDEMKLVPPSKRTTLKDLAYELGMSKSTLQRRFKEKEFRRHSNAIKPRITDDNKKARVRYALCMLDPDSEDPKFQGGYNIVHMDEKWFYKTKGSQNYYLGNDEEEPYRSCQSKHYIDKVMFLCVTGRPRFDADGNCTFDGKIGMFPFVTEKPAERRSGNRARGTMETKPLNVTRLVSREFLIQKVLPAIKEKWPLEDRWSPIFIQQDNAKTHVLPNDPEFLEAAAAGGWNISLICQPPNSPDTNVLDLGLFAALQSLFQKKSPTSILDILMKVEQAWNEYPAERSNRVFLTHQTCMVEIMKLMGEHRYKIPHIRKGVLQRLGILPEVLHVDHAIVNAAREFII; encoded by the exons ATGGACATGCAGGTGAATCGAGCAGGAGGTACTCTCGGCCTAACCCGCCTCCGTTCTGCCCAGAGATGGAACACGGGCGAATCGAGCACTGCCGGAGAAGGCCGTCGCCCGCACTTTGTGGGTGAGTCGAGCACTGCCGGAGAAGGCCGTCGCCCGCACTTTGTGGGCGAGTCGAGCACTGCCGGAGCTGGCCGTGGCCAAGACGAAGACGACGGAGCTGGCCGTGGCCAAGACGAAAACGGCGGAGCAGGCCGTGGCCAAGACGAAGATGACGGAGATGGCCGTGGCCAAGACGAAGACGATGGTGGCAATGAGCTCGTTCGATACCCTCTTTTCGACGGCGTCTTCATGTTCACCAGTAAGCCCATCGGCGGACGAGGCCGTCTTGGCCTATCCGGCCGTGGCCGAGGTAGCTGTCCGCCTTTTAGAGGAGGTGCGGCTGCTGGACGTGGAGGCGCAGGGCTTGGTGCTCGCGGTCGAGGAGCACCAGCAAGCCGAGGTGGTCGCGGACGAGGAGCACCAGCAGGCCGAGGTGGTCGCGGTCGAGGAGAAGCAGCAGGCCGAGGTGCTCGCGGAAGAGGGGCTGCAGCTGGCCGTGGAGGCGGTGATGATCAGGGACAAGATCATGCCCACGGACATGAGCATGCTGCAG TTGTGCCATTAGGACGATTGGTGAACACCCGTAGAGTTTATAGTGACGACGACAAAAGAAAAATATATGCTGCCCTTCTCCGCAGAACCTCCCCGGATTGTTTGAATGATGGTGTTACCAAGGCAGTGGCCGCCGAGTTGATGGTACCTTTGAGAGTTGTGCAGCGTGTATGGTACGATGGTCTTTCCGGTATTGAAAATATTTGTAACAAAAAACCTTTGAATTGTTGGTGTAAAAGAGTGGAATTTAATCCCGATGAAATGAAACTAGTGCCACCTTCGAAGAGAACAACTTTGAAAGACCTAGCTTATGAGCTAGGCATGTCGAAGAGCACATTACAGAGGCGTTTCAAGGAGAAGGAGTTTAGGAGACACTCAAATGCCATCAAGCCTAGAATCACCGACGACAACAAGAAAGCAAGGGTTCGGTATGCACTATGTATGCTCGACCCCGATAGTGAAGATCCAAAATTTCAAGGCGGGTACAACATCGTGCATATGGATGAGAAGTGGTTTTACAAGACGAAGGGCTCTCAAAATTATTATTTGGGCAACGATGAAGAAGAACCTTACCGTTCATGCCAAAGCAAGCACTACATTGACAAGGTTATGTTCCTATGTGTCACCGGCCGGCCAAGGTTTGATGCGGATGGAAATTGTACATTTGATGGTAAGATTGGTATGTTCCCCTTTGTGACCGAGAAGCCGGCGGAACGTCGTAGTGGCAACCGCGCGAGGGGAACAATGGAAACCAAACCATTGAATGTTACACGGCTTGTTAGTCGAGAGTTCCTTATTCAAAAAGTTTTGCCCGCTATCAAGGAGAAGTGGCCATTGGAGGATAGATGGAGCCCAATATTCATTCAACAAGACAACGCGAAGACACATGTATTGCCAAATGATCCTGAATTTTTAGAGGCGGCTGCTGCCGGAGGGTGGAACATTAGCCTCATTTGTCAACCTCCTAACTCACCGGATACCAATGTCCTAGATTTGGGTTTGTTCGCCGCTCTCCAATCATTGTTTCAAAAAAAGTCTCCAACTTCTATTCTTGACATTCTCATGAAG GtggaacaagcatggaacgagtaCCCGGCCGAGAGGAGCAACCGTGTCTTTTTGACACATCAAACATGCATGGTGGAGATCATGAAGCTTATGGGGGAGCACCGGTACAAGATACCGCACATTAGGAAGGGAGTTCTACAAAGATTAGGAATACTACCCGAAGTGCTACATGTTGATCACGCAATTGTAAACGCGGCTAGAGAGTTCATCATTTAG